From Fusobacterium varium:
CATTATCCTTTAGAAACAGAACTGCTTCGTAAAGGGTTTGAAGCCGATGGGGCAAAACATGTAGATGGTGAGATTATGTGTCCGTTTTTTAAAGAGGGAGGAAGATTTACCATAGGAAATATTCACTATGTTAAAAATGAAAATCTTTTAGTACCAGCAGGGCAGACAGAATTTGCTAAGGATAAAACATTTGGATATACATCTTCAAATTTATGTGAATATATTGAGGAAAAAACAGAAGGAAAGTATCAGGCTGATGGAGTAACTTGTATTTCTTTGGAAGAACTTCGTGGAATTAAAATTGATGAAATAACAGAAAAGCTATTAAAAGTGGAAAATTTTGGAAAAGTGGTAGTTAATGCAGTGGACTACTGTGACTTGAAAGTCTTTGTAATAGCTTTGTATAAAGCAATGGAACAAGGTAAGAATTTCATGTTCCGTGTAGCAGCAGCGATTGTTAAAGTTATTGGTGGAATTTCTGATCAACCTCTTCTTACAAGAAAAGATATGGTAGTTAAAGAAACAAAAAATGGCGGAATAATTGTAGTTGGTTCACATACTCAAAAAACAACAAATCAGGTAGAGGAATTGAAAAAATTGAAGGATCTTATTTTTATGGAATTTGATTCTGATCTGGTACTTGATGAAGCAGATTTTCAAAAAGAGATAGAGAATACACTAAAAACTGAGGAAGAGCTGATATCTTCTGGAAAAACAGTTGTAGTATATACAAAAAGAAAATTGCTTGTTGTGGAAAATGACACTAAGGAAGATGCTCTTATACGTTCTGTAAAAATTTCTGATGCAGTGCAGTCTTTAGTTGGAAAACTTAAAGTAACTCCAGCTTTTGTAATAGCAAAAGGGGGAATAACTTCCAGTGATGTTGGAACAAAAGCATTAAAAGTAAAAAAAGCAAATGTACTGGGACAAATTCGTCCAGGAATACCAGTATGGCAGACAGGAGCAGAGAGTAAATTTCCAATGATACCATATATTATTTTTCCTGGAAATGTAGGAGAAGTGGAAACATTAAGAGAGGCTGCAGAGATTTTATTAGATAATGAATAGGAGGAAAAATGTCTTATAATTATAGGGAACTAGGGCTGGTAAACACTAGAGAGATGTTTAAGAAAGCTAATGAAAATGGATATGCAGTTCCAGCTTTCAATTTTAATAATTTGGAACAGGCTTTGGCAATAATAGAAGCTTGTGCAGAAACAGGGTCGCCAGTGATACTTCAATGTTCAAAAGAGGTTATAGAATATATAGGAGCAACAATGATACCCTTGATAGCAAAAGGGGCAGTGGACTATGTAAAAGCATCAGGGTCAGAGATTCCAGTAGCATTGCATTTAGATCATGGTTCAAACTTTGAAATGACTAAAAAATGTATAGATATTGGTTTTTCATCTGTAATGTTTGACGGATCTCATTATCCCTTTGATGAAAATATAGCTAAAACAAAGGAAATTGTAGAGTATGCTCATTTAAAAAATGTCACAGTAGAAGCTGAACTTGGGGTATTAGCAGGAGTAGAAGAGGGAAAGAAAGTAGAAAAATATGAATTTACAAGACCTGAGGAAGTAGAAAATTTTGTTAAACAAACAGGAGTTGATTCTCTTGCCATCGCCATAGGAACTTCTCATGGAGCTCATAAGTTTAAACCAGGAGATGATCCCAAATTAAAGTTAGAGGTATTGGCAGAAATTGAAAGAAAGATACCAGGATTTCCAATAGTTCTTCATGGTTCTTCAGCAGTACCAAAGCAATATATTGAAATGATAAAACAGCATGGTGGAATGATAAAAGATGCTATTGGAATACCAAATATAGAATTAAGAAAGGCTACAAAATCTGCTGTTGCTAAAATTAATGTAAGCACAGACGGTTCTTTAGCTTTTACGGGAGCATTAAGAAAATTTTTAATGGAAAAACCAGAAGAATTTGATTTAAAAAAATATTTAGGTGCAGCTAGAGAAGAAATGAAAAAGTATTATAAAATAAAAATTATTGATGTATTTGGTTCTGATGGGGCATATAAAAAAGCAACAATAATATAAAAATAATTCTATATAGAAAAAACTAGAGCTGTAATGAAAATATAGAGATTTTAAAACTGTTTTAAATATTACTGGAAATACTTTTATAATTCCTAAGAGTGAAGAAGAAGTTTCTTAAGAAAAGGGAACTTGAAAATATAAGAAAGCAGAAATATAAAATGGATATTTTTTAAGGAAGACAAATTAAAAAAAATTGTCTTTCTTTTTTATTTCTTAGGAAATTATAATTTGATAAATTTGTTAAAAAAATAAAAAATGTTAATTATTTTGTATTCATATTAGATATATTAATTGAATAAGATTAAAATTGACAGCACAAAAAAGCTGATTGTTAATCAGCTTTTTAGCGATATTCTTTCCAGCAAATGGAGCCTGTATGTATATTAAAATATGATATTTTTTTAACTTTCATTCTGGTATTACATTTAAAACAATAAAAAGGATTTACTCCAAAAGTTTTCCATATTTCAAGTTGATAAAAAGTAAAATTGGAATATTTAGAGACATATTTTCTCATGAATTTCATGATGTTTTTAAGTTCTGATTTAATATTTCTAGAATAGATTCCAAAGCGCCTAATCATTTTGAAATGTTTAGGGGGAATGTGAATAATTAATTTGGAAAGAAATGTTTCCGCATCTAAAGTAAGTTCAATTCTTTGTTTATCATCAGCAAGACTTTCATAATAGAAAGTAACCTTATTATCATAGAAATCAATAATTTTATATTCTGCGATAGGAGCTCTTGATAGATATCTGCCAATATATTTAATTGCATGAATATTATTATTTAAATCATTTTTTGCAACATTGAAAAAGAATCTTGTATTTTTGCGATAAAGGTAGTTAGCAGCAGCATAAGCTTTAGCTTTAATTTCAGGCTTGTCATAATTTCCAGATTTAACAATATCAATAACCATTTTTTTCCATTGTCCAGCAATGGAATTGACATGAAAATATTTTTTTTCAAGAAATTGGTAGTTTTTATTGAATCCACCTAAAGTAACAATAGCATGAATATGAGGATTCCATTTAAGATCGCGTCCAAAGGTATGAATAACAGTAATCAATCCATAATGAATGATATCTGAGTTAGTAAAGTATTTAGAGGAATATTTTGAAATTTTATGAATTCTTTGATTTTTTGCTTTAATGTTATGAAATTGATATTTAAAAACATCATTAACAGCATAAGCAAGCTTAGTTAAAAGGTCTCTATCATAGAAGAAAAACATTCTAAGTTCTTCAGGAATAGTAAAAAGGACACTTCTATGTTTAACATCAATAAGAGAAGTGGAAGTTTTTTCAGTTCAAACAGCAGAATAACGTTTACCGCAGGAAGGACAAAATCTAGATTTACAAGTAACTTTAATTTTATGCGCCTCATGACAATTAGGGCATTGAAGAGAGAGAAAAGATTTATCAATAGAACAAGCTAAGAATTTTTGAATAGTCTGTTTAACATCCTCAAAATGTTCATTTTTAAAATATTTCTTGATTTTACCTAAAAGATTTGTTATATTGATTTTAGAGATAATATGTTTGATTTGCATGAATGTCTCCTTTGTATAATTAGGGTGGTAACTATATTATACAAAAAAGAGAGCTGAGTAAAACATTTTTTTAAATGTTACTCAGCTTTTTTTATCTTTAAGAAAAATGAATAATGTAATATTTAATTTAACAATAAAAAATAATAAGAGTAGATTTTAAATTTTCTGATGTCAGACTGGTATAGATAAAAAAATAAGAAAAATGAAAGGTAAATTACCTAAATTTGTGAAAAAATTATAATATTTTACTTTGCTTTTATATAAATTATAGTTTATAATTAAAATAAAATCATTTAAATAAGAGGGGAAAACTATGAAGAAAAAAATACTAAATTATTTGGATGGAAATTATGAAAGCTTCAGTAAAAGTTTTAAGAAAATAGCTGATTATATAAAATATAATCAAAGTATAATATCTTTCATTTCAATAAATCAATTAGCCATAGAAACAGAAACAAGTCCAGCTACAATCACAAGATTTTCAAAAAATCTTGGTTTTAAAGGATATCCAGATTTTCAAAAAATATTCCAAAAAGAAGTAGAAAAAGAAACATCCTATATGAAAGGGCTTAAAAATAGTATAGGAGAGGCTGCTACTGGAAGTAATATAATTAAAGATATTATAGATACCAATATAGAACTTCTTCAAGAAATGGATATAGTAGAATTAGAAAAATCTTTAGATCAGGCTGTTGATTGGATAAAAAACAGCAGAAAATTATATGTATTAGGAGCTAGGGGATCATATGCTCTTGCATATTATCTTTATTTTATGCTGAAAGAGTTTAGAGAAGGAGTAGAACTGATGATATCAGGAGCATCAGATTTTACTGATAAATTACTTTATTCACAAAAAGAAGATTTATTATTTACAATATCTTTTCATCCATATACAAACTTTACATGTCAAGTAACAGATTTTTTTAAGGAACATGGAAATAAAGTAATTACAGTGACAGACAAGAAAGACTCTACATTAGGAAATATATCTGATCTTGTGTTGACAACTAAAAATGGTGAAAAAGCATATACTTTTGTTCCAGGGATAGTTTTGATTAATGCACTTTTAGTAAAGTTAGGAATGGAAGATAAAGAAAATGTTATGGATAGATTTGATAAATTAAAGGAAATAACTGATAGATTTAATATATATATAGATAAATAGTATATGTGCAGGAGATGAGATATGGAGAAAATTAAGTATTCAGATTTTGCTAAACTTGAAATGAGAGTTGGAAAAATAATCCAAGTAGAGAAAGTACCTACTGCTGATAAGTTATACAAAGTGCAAATAGATATAGGAAGAGAAAATACTGTACAAACTGTAACGAGTCTTGTGGACTATTATACTCAAAAAGAACTTTTAGGAAAAATAGTTATTGTTTTAGTAAATCTTGAACCTGCAAAAATGAGGGGAGAACTTTCTCAATGTATGCTTTTATGTGCTGAAGCGGAAGATGCATCAAAGAGTATCCTTTTGACACCAGAGAAAGAAATTGAACTTGGAACTAGAATAGTTTAATTTTATACAGATATAGGAGAGATGAAAAATGAAAAGAGTAGGATTTATTGGCTGCGGAAATATGGGAGAAGCTTTTCTAAAGGGAATAATAAATTCTCTTATAGTAGAAATAAGTGATATAAGTGTCTATGATTCAGCAAGAGGAAAAGAAATAGAAAATAAATATGGAGTTAAAGCTCTTAAAAATGAGCTTGATCTAGTTCATAATAGTGATATAATTTTTCTTGCAGTAAAACCTAACATTTATTTTGATGTAATTGATGAGATTAAAGACAGTATCAACAGCAGCAAAGTGTTAGTAGCAATGGCACCTGGTATAACTATGGAAGATATTCTTGAAGAAACAGAAAATAGAAACAGCAAAATAGTTAGAACCATGCCCAATCTTCCATTAATGGTACAAGATGGATGTATAGCTTATTCCTTTAACGAAAATGTTGAAGATGAAGAAAAAGTATTTTTTAAAGATCTTTTTGAAAAAATTGGAATGGCAATAGAAATTAAAGAAGAACTTTTTGATGCTGTAATAGGAGCTTCAGGATCATCACCAGCATTTATGTTTATGTTTATAGAGGCACTGGCAGATGCGGCAGTCTTAGAAGGACTTCCAAGAGCAGCAGCTTATAAATTAGTAGGACAGACTCTTATAGGATGTGGAAAGCTTTTCCTTGAAAGTGGAAAACATCCAGGAGAATTAAAAGATAATGTTTGTTCTCCTGGTGGAACAACAATAGTTGGAGTGAAATCGCTAGAGGAAAATGGATTCAGAGGTGCTATAATAAAAGCAGTTGTTGAAACTATAAACAAATCTAAAGAAATGACTAAAAAAGATAAATAAATTTATATAAAAGGGTGGAAAAAGAAAACATAAATATTTCTTTTTCCATTTTTTTTAGAGAAAATAACTGGATGAAAAGATATTAAAAAGTTGAATAAAATAACTATATTGGGTAATATAACTGATGGTTTTAATTCAGATAGCTGTTATGAGTATTTTATTCAATAGATGCAGTTCATAGGAACCTCTATAATGATAATAGGGATAATTATAGTTAAAAAAATAGAAATATTAATTTGACAATTCTTGAGAATACACGATATACTAGAATATAAAACTAAAAAAGGAGAGAGAAAAGTGAAAAACAGAAACATAGCTTTGTGCATAATTTTAACACTTGTAACTTGTGGAATTTATAGTTTATTTTGGAATGTTAATTTAAACAATGATTTTGCAGAGCATAATGGGAAAGAAAAAAATGGATGGATGATTATACTCTTAAGTATAATTACATGTGGAATATATTACTTTGTATGGATATATAGAATGGGAGAAGAAATAGAGAAAGCTGGAGGAAAGAATGAGGGAATAGTCTATTTATTGCTGAGCCTTTTTGGTTTTGGAATAATAGCTATGGCTCTTATTCAGCATCAGGAAAATGAATTATGTCCAAAAATAGAGAACTTATAATAGTTATATTTATTGGGGCTTTTATAAGTTTTATAGTAGGAATTATTTTCAATAAAAGTATATGTCTTTTTATAAATATATTTGGGATACCATGTCCAGCCTGTGGAATGACAAGAGCATATATTTCTCTTGCCCATTTAGAAGTAAAGAAAGCATTCTATTATCATCCACTTTTTTGGAGTGTACCATTTATCCTGTTAGGGTATAAAAATAAAAAAATTGTATATATATTGGGAGTTCTTTTTATAGGTGTCTGGTTGGTAAGGATGTATCTTTATTTTCTATATATAGAGCCTATGAAATTTAATAATAAAGCTGTATATATAAAAATATTTAATAAATTAAGAAATATAATAAAATAAGAATAATGAAGGGGCTGTTGCAAATTAGTGATTGATAAACTAATTTGTGCAGCCTCTCTTATTTTTCATAAAAAAATAGAAATCTATTTTATAGATTTCTGCTAATTTATATTTTTATATTTATTTTTAAGTATCAAAAAAAGAAGTAGATGATTTTTTATTTATCTAAGCTACTTTTAATGAGTGAAGTGTTGTTCCTAAGCGATTATTTATATTTCTGCTTAGATATCTGTTGAAGTTGTAAGCGATACAAAACAAACATATTTCTCTTAAAACACTTTTTTTACTTCGAACTTTTAATTTTCGCAATTTCATATCTTCTTTCAAAACTGCAAAAGCACCTTCTACTTGAATACTTCTGTTCATTCTTAATTGTTTTCCATAATTGCTTGATACATTCTCTTTTGATTTATTTGATAAAATTCTAAATCTCGCATTGTACTTAATTTTTTTGTTAGTTTCAGGATTCCAAAAATATTGAACTGTATTATTTTTGTTAGAGTATAGAAATTCTAATTCTAATCCATCTTTTCTAAATAGCTTATTTTCAGAATTATTATATATTAAATTTTCT
This genomic window contains:
- a CDS encoding putative transcriptional regulator, whose amino-acid sequence is MKKKILNYLDGNYESFSKSFKKIADYIKYNQSIISFISINQLAIETETSPATITRFSKNLGFKGYPDFQKIFQKEVEKETSYMKGLKNSIGEAATGSNIIKDIIDTNIELLQEMDIVELEKSLDQAVDWIKNSRKLYVLGARGSYALAYYLYFMLKEFREGVELMISGASDFTDKLLYSQKEDLLFTISFHPYTNFTCQVTDFFKEHGNKVITVTDKKDSTLGNISDLVLTTKNGEKAYTFVPGIVLINALLVKLGMEDKENVMDRFDKLKEITDRFNIYIDK
- a CDS encoding putative tRNA-binding protein; its protein translation is MEKIKYSDFAKLEMRVGKIIQVEKVPTADKLYKVQIDIGRENTVQTVTSLVDYYTQKELLGKIVIVLVNLEPAKMRGELSQCMLLCAEAEDASKSILLTPEKEIELGTRIV
- the proC gene encoding pyrroline-5-carboxylate reductase, whose translation is MKRVGFIGCGNMGEAFLKGIINSLIVEISDISVYDSARGKEIENKYGVKALKNELDLVHNSDIIFLAVKPNIYFDVIDEIKDSINSSKVLVAMAPGITMEDILEETENRNSKIVRTMPNLPLMVQDGCIAYSFNENVEDEEKVFFKDLFEKIGMAIEIKEELFDAVIGASGSSPAFMFMFIEALADAAVLEGLPRAAAYKLVGQTLIGCGKLFLESGKHPGELKDNVCSPGGTTIVGVKSLEENGFRGAIIKAVVETINKSKEMTKKDK
- a CDS encoding fructose-bisphosphate aldolase, with the translated sequence MSYNYRELGLVNTREMFKKANENGYAVPAFNFNNLEQALAIIEACAETGSPVILQCSKEVIEYIGATMIPLIAKGAVDYVKASGSEIPVALHLDHGSNFEMTKKCIDIGFSSVMFDGSHYPFDENIAKTKEIVEYAHLKNVTVEAELGVLAGVEEGKKVEKYEFTRPEEVENFVKQTGVDSLAIAIGTSHGAHKFKPGDDPKLKLEVLAEIERKIPGFPIVLHGSSAVPKQYIEMIKQHGGMIKDAIGIPNIELRKATKSAVAKINVSTDGSLAFTGALRKFLMEKPEEFDLKKYLGAAREEMKKYYKIKIIDVFGSDGAYKKATII
- a CDS encoding putative transposase, with product MFFFYDRDLLTKLAYAVNDVFKYQFHNIKAKNQRIHKISKYSSKYFTNSDIIHYGLITVIHTFGRDLKWNPHIHAIVTLGGFNKNYQFLEKKYFHVNSIAGQWKKMVIDIVKSGNYDKPEIKAKAYAAANYLYRKNTRFFFNVAKNDLNNNIHAIKYIGRYLSRAPIAEYKIIDFYDNKVTFYYESLADDKQRIELTLDAETFLSKLIIHIPPKHFKMIRRFGIYSRNIKSELKNIMKFMRKYVSKYSNFTFYQLEIWKTFGVNPFYCFKCNTRMKVKKISYFNIHTGSICWKEYR